The window tagaatgactcaggaacctttgtatcctgaaggccaccctaagagaattgaacaagattctcagaataataatctagatgctccttgttcttctaagaagaagaaaaagaagaatgataggactttgcaaacttctagtgaacctaatgtagaaacacctaagaatcctaataatatttctatctctgatgctgaaacacaatcagaagATGAACATGAAcccgatgataatgctaataatgatgttcatgtagatgctcaacctagtaataacaatgatatagaaattgaacctgctattggtcttgataacccacaatcaaggaaccaacgttatgataagagagattttgttgctaggaagcatggtagagaaagagaaccatgggttcagaaaaccatgccctttcctcctaaaccatccaagacaaaggatgatgaggactttgagctttttgctgaaatgattagacctattttcttacgtatgcgcttaacttatATGCTTAAACCAAATCCTtattctaaatatatgaaagatatcatcactaataagaggaaaatacctgaagctgagatttccaccatgcttgccaactacacCTTTAAGggcgtggaatacctaagaaacttggtgatcccggagtacccactataccttgctctattaaaagaaattatgttaaaactgctttatgtgatttaggagccggtgttagtgttatgcctctttccttgtaccgtagacttaaattgagtaagttgacacccactgagatatccttgcaaatggctgataaatcaactgctatacctgtcggcattcgtgaggacgtgcctgttgttgttgcgaatgttactatcttaacagacttcgccattcttgatattcctgagcacGACAGTatatcgatcatccttggtagaacctttttaaatactgcaggtgctgttattgattgcaacaaaggcaatgtcacctttcatgttaatggaaatgagcatacggtacattttttgaggaaacaacctcaagttcacagcataaatactattgagaaaattccatcaattattattggaggtttcgaatttcctcttcctactgtcaagaaaaagtatgatatccttattgttggggattttcatatccccgttgaggtaacctagtgtcacttcaaaatttcttcggttccgtgttatttggaatgagtttgttaacaagacttgatcaaccttgttagtggattcattttgatgatcatgagatggataaactagaaggcacaaccttctatacttttttttactttctgttatttagaataaataaagcaaaaatagcattatccgtctgttttctgaattatccgtgcaataaaaaatatcctgaaaataaaattgctaaatgccctgcaaatttagtatgattttttatggaatatttgaggattttaggcactgaaatcactgcaggaggggcaagcaccaggccacaagagtggagggcgcgcccaccccacctgggcgcgccccctgtcttgtgggcccctggtagcccccctccacttatgccagcacccacacacttcatcttctacccaaaaaaatccccatccagctcaagcacgagttctagctcattttgctgcgattttcgatctccttgctcaaagctccattcacaaaaatgctttgggagattgttgcttggtatgtgactcctccattggtctaattaatttttgttctagtgctttattcattgcaaatccttgctatcttggtgaccctgttcttgagcttgcatgttaaatttatgaggttccaagtaattctaatgcatgatataggctctaggcacttgtaggagtagttgctaccattcttattaagttttattcacttttattttgaagttactaaaattttcagaaattttcaaaaaatgttaaggaGACCTttaaggggctcttctagccaaggctctcaggaaaaccaagctaaagagaagggaaaaagtcaagtataatcttcctcgcttagtggaagtacggtcgtgtgaatggccatgtgataatttcttgaaagaagctggaattcatgaagatttttattctttgatcgagagtgcgggcctcaccgatttcctccacgaccggatagatcagtatctcttacttaccaataccttcgtgcaaattttttattactatcctaagaagtaaccgccttcagtatcatttcatttatatgatgaattcagagaaatggctTTACATGATTTTtatgcggtatgtaggataccttttgAGGGAgagttagaggaaccccatcgtgaagatgtggatggctttgttaacactatagctgtagaggagccaaagaaaggtttcgaggcaaaaatctctagcatatactttcctgttttacgttactttgccatatttgctagtagatgcttaattggtcgtggaaatagtggaaactttaatgttcctgatattatcattcttcaacatgccttgtttggagacaatagttttagtatggatgacgtcattgctaaacggctaagcctgaatcgtataaaaggccccatatttggaggtatctatgcttcacgtctttctagacattttaggatacctattaggcactatgagaaagaggagacaatctTGCcctcttacattttagattacaggagcatggtagcacacaacttTATTGTTCAGAATGATGATAAGACgctcctgtataacttgagatttaataagaaacacagtgagactattattctgcctgcacctttgttgtttgatttgactgcagataattttcttATTACACTGAaggcggtgtacgctcatcgaggccaagcatccactccagaacctgaacctgagccggaacctgcactggacccttatcgtgcatcatctttccagtgggatccggagatggccagctagtggtatcctgattacacttctcagtacaccggggagagtagcagcggtccttggcattaggccaacttaagccaaaagcctaagcttgggggagtacgtatttctcaccgactttacattcatgttcacacactagtcgtcggtgctcatactctttctttgtattatccatgctagcctAAATTTCTTTTCTAGTACTCTTCTTATGTGTttattaaaccttaagaaaaaccaaaaaaattagttagtttaattcccatgcttgtagtagaaattaaaatgaaaacccaaaaaagatttctcgttcttctttttacttgggagcttttccgtgtaaatagttttattttctttccttttctttgggggttgtagaagaccatattgaaaatgcttagtggctctcatatgcatgattgattatttaattagagcccatattaccttgtcttctctcttttgagttgaatgcttgcagattctagcttagtccaatgcatgtacactcttattattttacacatcgttcggtcatgcgagtgaaaggcaataatgacgacacatgatggacttattgagatgagaaaagctggtatgaactcgacctctcttatttttgtaaatatgatgagttcatcattcctgattcagcttattatgaagtaaacatatttgcaataacatttagagattatagttgcttgtgccatgtttgattagctatgagttataatggtttaccttgcgtgccaacatgctattagaatgattatgatgtgatatgatgggatggcatcctcatttgaatgaattgagtgactcgacttggcacatgttcatgcatgtagttgaaataaagtcaacatagccttcacaatatttatgttcatggtggattatatcctactcatgtttgtattcggtgtaaattagttttaatgcatgtttatgactgttgtcgctctctcagttggtcgcttcccagtcttttgctagccttcacctgtactaagcgggaatattgcttgtgtatccaaactccttaaaccccaaagttgttccatatgagtccaccataccttcctatatgcggtatttgtctgccgttccaagtaaatttgtatgtgccaaactctaaaccttcaaatgaaattctgttttgtatgctcgagccgctcatgtttccactagggctgcctatatcttccatgctaggtgggttattctcaagaggagtggactccgctcctcattcacgagaaagggccggtaaccgggatgcccagtcccatgatccaaaaagatcaaagcaaatcaaaattattaaacaaaactcccccaggatttttGCTAGTTGGAggtactcgttgtttcgagcaagccatggattgatgattgtcggtggttgggggagtataaacttttaccattctgcgtgggaactgcctataatgcatgtagtatggaagatacagccatctcatagttgttgcattgacagcgaaagtatgccgctcaaaatgttattcaatctctattttaaaatcgagctctggcacctctataaatctctgcttccctctgtgaagggcctatctatttattttttatgttgagtcatcaccttcttattaaagagcacccgctggagagcacactgtaatTTGCGtttattattattagtttatattgggtatgacttgactggatctcttttaccatgaattacaatgtttagtcagtctttgatctttaaaggtgctctgcatttatgttttgcggtttcagaaagggctagcgagataccattttgttatataatgttatgattgttttgagaaagtgttgtcatccgagttttattattatcgctcgctagctgattatgccattgatatgagtaattgtgagacctaagtgttattgtgagtatggttagtttataatattgttgaaacctgaatgatggctttgcatgtttacaacaacaagagcaaatagagtatgtaaattttttttctttatcactttcagtttatcaactgaattgcttgaggacaagcaaatgtttaagcttgggggagttgatacgtctccaacgtttctacttttccaaacacttttgcccttgttttggactctaacttgcatgatttgaatgaaactaacccggactgacgctgttttcagcagaattaccatgatgttgtttcatgtgtagaaaacaaatttctcggaatgtcctgaaaatcctcggaggcactttttggaaaatataaaaaatactggagaaagaatcgagaccagggggcccacaccctgtccacgagggtggggggcacgccctccccctctTTTGAAATTTTAAACTCAAATACAATTGTTGATTGGAGCTTACATAGGTGGTTGACAACACACACAATGCATCCTACATCACATCTTCAATGCCATGATAACAACACACACAATGCAGCACGGTCCAGTCAGCCTGCATATGCCAACTAATAATTGGGAAAAGTTGCATATGCCAACTCAGCACGGTCCAGTTAGCCCGCAGAAAAGTCAAAACCACCGAAATCTTGTCCAAAACAATCATGGGGGAAAGTGATATGGTTTTGGAGAGTTTAGGGGCTGATTGATCCGGTCTTAGACagacctggccaaacgggccggcccggcacggcacggcccggcctgtgctaatcgtgcctggcccggcacggcccgccatggcacgtttaatagccgggccgtgccgtgccggcccacgggcgctgctccttggcccaggcacggcctgattagtaaacgggccggccggatggcccgtttagcacgctgggctgcagactttcagcctgctgggctggtttttaggcctattgggctatattttaggtatatatatatataatattttttgaaaaaatataaaaaaattaaacGGGCCGTGCNNNNNNNNNNNNNNNNNNNNNNNNNNNNNNNNNNNNNNNNNNNNNNNNNNNNNNNNNNNNNNNNNNNNNNNNNNNNNNNNNNNNNNNNNNNNNNNNNNNNNNNNNNNNNNNNNNNNNNNNNNNNNNNNNNNNNNNNNNNNNNNNNNNNNNNNNNNNNNNNNNNNNNNNNNNNNNNNNNNNNNNNNNNNNNNNNNNNNNNNNNNNNNNNNNNNNNNNNNNNNNNNNNNNNNNNNNNNNNNNNNNNNNNNNNNNNNNNNNNNNNNNNNNNNNNNNNNNNNNNNNNNNNNNNNNNNNNNNNNNNNNNNNNNNNNNNNNNNNNNNNNNNNNNNNNNNNNNNNNNNNNNNNNNNNNNNNNNNNNNNNNNNNNNNNNNNNNNNNNNNNNNNNNNNNNNNNNNNNNNNNNNNNNNNNNNNNNNNNNNNNNNNNNNNNNNNNNNNNNNNNNNNNNNNNNNNNNNNNNNNNNNNNNNNCCTCAGCCCCGGGCCCCGGCCGGCGGCCGCCGTTCCCGACTGCTCCGCAGTGCTGCTGCTGTCCTTCTGCTGCGCCAGGATTGGGTAAATTTTTTGTGCCAAATTGATGCGTTTGAGTTCCTCTCTCCACTGTATTTCAACATTGTATAGAAAGGGTGAAACTGAATTGAAAAGAATTTTGTTTATCACTTTACTCGAACTGATGCAGTGTTGTGTCAACATTTTTTTATGTCATAGAATTAGAAGAATTTTGCTGGAAAAAAAAATTATGTTGCCATTTTTTTTTTTTGGCCTGGGGTTTGCCTCAATCCTGACTCAGCCCACAGATCTTTGCCGGTCACCTGTTCTTTTTCTTATGTGTCACTCTGTCATGTGCATGTCAGGTGTTCAGCAAAACTCCTAATGGGTAGCTGCATATCACTAATTTATAATACTAGGGAGAAGTTGATTGTTGAGCCTTTTCAGCTTATATCACCATCCCTGGGCGCGCGTGGTAGCCACCTCTTGTGGCAGTGGTGCTGGCTTGCTATACTGAACCTGTTGTTTATATTCATCTTATTTGCACCTTCTGAGTGCATTTATTTTGTTAGGCCAGTTATGGATTCTTAGATGCTGGGAAATGTTAGTACAATATGCAATATCTTATTGTGGAGTAGATACTTAGATTTGTCTAACTAGTTGACCCTCTGTATAACCAGAAACTTTCCTACATGGGGAAGAAGCCGGGCAAGGCCGGCCCTTCCTCGGCATCCAGGCCCATGAACCAGGCCATGTCACTCCGCGAGGAGACCTCCGGGAAGGCGCAGGCCGACGTGCCCTCCCTGCTGAGGGTCCAGCACCTGCAGCGGCTGGCGGCATGGGCGAGCGGGGAGGCGGGAGTTGACTCGATCGGGGCGCTGCTGGGCCACCGCCTCGCCATGAACGCCGAGGCGTCCAGGATTCCCATTGAAGCCTCCACCTTCCTTTGCCAGAGGTGAGAGTTAAAGCTTACTGTGTGTTTTTAAAATGCTCCATTCATGTGTCTAATTGTTTGACCGTATCAATCTGATTATTATCTACCCATTTGAAATTCTACTATAGTTTATTTGTGTGCGACGTATGTACTATTATATTGTTTTCGGACAAATGCTTGTTCTATCAAAGTAGCATGTCTGCATCTTGTGATGTGGCAAACTGAGACTTCGAGAAACAAACATGTTGCTGATAATATTTGATTGGAGAAATGGGGAAGTATTAGGGGCTTATTACCTGAGTTTTGTTCTTTTGTTCACATAGGCAAAACTGTAACAGAATGACTGAGTGAATGAGATGTATCTCAGATTCTCAATTTTGTTTTTTACTTTTTACATGGAAAGTCTTATTTGAAATATCTAATGGAAACTTCCGCCAAATGATTAAGAGTTGAGCTACAGTGTACCAGTCCTACCTTAGGTGTCGACTGGGCACATTGACTGTACTGGTTGGCACAGTCAAGTAACTGACTAACTGGTTGGCACAGTCAAGTAACTGACTAACTGGTTGACTAGTCGCTGACTAATCTCGGCAAATTGACCCCCTTGATTCAAGCGACTCAAAATCTTAGTCCCTGCCCGCGCAGCCTCCAGACTGAGTCACCTCCTGGGTGTTACAAAGCCTAACCTTGTCAGGCCAATGCCGGAGTAACTGGGGGCCACAACAATGGCCGTTGCTGCCCTCCTGAGTGATATTCTCATCTGCCCTCTCCGCTCCTTGCTGAACTCATGATTTGTGCTTTCATCCGTTCCTTCCAATCCTCTGCCGTGCTGACTTATTTGTTCGATTTatgctttcctctcttccttccatATCGTAGTAGCAGCATATCATAGGCAGAGGTAGCAGGCAGAGATAGAGCCATAAGTTGCTGCCAGCGGGAGCTGTTTAGAAGTAGGGTCCCTCCATCCTGAGATCCTAAGAGGAAGCCAACTAAGTGCAAGGACCCCAGTATCAGTATATACACATACAGTTGGCATGTTGAAATCGGTCTACAATTGTGTCAACTCTGCTGTACAATTATCTTGCTGGATCCATGTTTGCTTGGACTTCCAATTACCTTCCTGAAAGTTTCTCAATGCAGTATATCAGTTCAAGCACTTGTTTTCTGCTAAACTCCTGGCACTCACTAAGCAACAATATTTGTTGGCTTACATTGATTAAGTGGTACCACTTTATTGCAgtgatttctgttctgttttcagcACCCATTGTTGCTGAGATGCTGTCTCCTATAGCTTTGAAAAACTTGTTTTATTCAGTGAGAGCAATCTGTCAGGTACAGATAATGTTTAGATGGGTGGTCGTAAGGCAAAAAAAATGATTGAACATGCAAAATTTAAGTGAAACATCTTGTGTTTAAAACAATGAACTACACAAAAGCGAGAGAATGGACGGGAAGGTTATTGGTTGTCCAGTTCGCAGGACCAACATTTTGCATGTTACATTGGTTCTTTACAGGAATGCACCTTAGCTGATGGCTCTGGATCCTTGTTTGTCAAAATGTGAGCTTACCAGCATACAAGAACTGGAAATAGAAAACTGTGCTGATAATGTTGTATGAGTATTCCGTCTTAGAGCAAATTACCGCAAAGCTTGTCTGTCTTGCTTAACCTTTGATCTCAGATCTGTTATAGTGCTATGTATGTATCAATTTATTTTTAATACGCCTTACAGTTTGTAGTAATGCTAGAATATTTGGAATTATGTGTTTAGCTCAGAGCACCACATTCAGACTCTTTTGATTTAGCAAGTCTGCAAAAAGGTCCTTcagaatatactactccctccctcccaaaattcttgtcttagatttgtctaaatatgaaTGTATCAAGTCaccttttagtattagatacatccatatctagacaaatctaagacaagaattttgggatggagggagtattaactaACAACACTAACACTAATACATCTCCAATCTGCTGTATGTTTATAAGCAGCCAGGTTGAATGGTCGGCGGTATTCTTGTACATTTATAGATTATATATGTGGTCAATGCAGTTTGTTATTTATGCtgcattttattttctatttttgtaCCTTTGTCCATATCAATAAGCCTAAGATGTACCTCTGAAGAAAGATTATTCGAATATTGCAGGTGTGAATCAATCTTACAGCCAGGTTTCAACTGCACAATCCGCATAAAGAACAACAAAAAGAAAGCAAAGCGGCGCAAGAAGTCAAATCCTGGCCAAAACAGTGTTGTCTATGCATGTCATTTCTGTGGAGACCAAAACCTGATACGGGGTAGTGGAAAGGGTATCGTGAAGGGCCTGTTATCATCAAGAAAGCCTGTTAGCACAATGTTGAAAGGAGAAAATATGAACGTGCCAACAGTAACTACTAAAAAGGGGATCGAGCATTCTGTAACAGCAGCCTCACAACTGGAATCATCCAGGTTGAAAATATCCACTCCTGAAGATTATAGAATGGAGAAAGGGGCAGTTTTCTCAATGGTGGATCGTGGTCAGTTAGCGGCTGCACACGAAGACATCCTGCAGAAAATCGAAGTAGAAAGCGCACATGATAAATGTGTGAATGGGATTGAGTCCGTGGCTTCTAAAAATACTACAACATGTGAACCCAATGTCACTTCTCAAGCAGAATTTCTAGCTGGGTCAAACTTTGTTACTCCTCTGAAGAGCAAACTGGCGGAAGTGGCTGCGCCTATAGGTTCAGCAGAACCATTGAAGACTAGAAGTACACTGAACAATAAAGCGAAGAATTGTGGTTCAGTTGCTGCCAAGGCCCCTGGAAGTTATAGCAAGTCAGCATCGAATAAAAAGTCTGCACCAGGTGATTCTACTCAGCCAGCTGGCAGTTCAAGGAAGCGGGCAAGAAAAGGGTGGACTACACTGAAGCAGATTGCTGAGAAGGACGAACTTGAGAGAAAAGAGAAGATGGATAACTTTGTAATCCCGTTCTTCATGCAGTAGAATGTCTTTTACTGTTGGCCCCTGTTGTAAACGTTCGGCTGGGAGAACTGTTACATTTTTAGTGGTATTTTTTAGTTTTGTACTTCTGCACCAATCATGTCGTCAGTAGTATGAAAGAAATATAAAGTTACCAAGAAATTCAAAATTAAACCTAA is drawn from Triticum dicoccoides isolate Atlit2015 ecotype Zavitan chromosome 4A, WEW_v2.0, whole genome shotgun sequence and contains these coding sequences:
- the LOC119288031 gene encoding uncharacterized protein LOC119288031 produces the protein MGKKPGKAGPSSASRPMNQAMSLREETSGKAQADVPSLLRVQHLQRLAAWASGEAGVDSIGALLGHRLAMNAEASRIPIEASTFLCQRCESILQPGFNCTIRIKNNKKKAKRRKKSNPGQNSVVYACHFCGDQNLIRGSGKGIVKGLLSSRKPVSTMLKGENMNVPTVTTKKGIEHSVTAASQLESSRLKISTPEDYRMEKGAVFSMVDRGQLAAAHEDILQKIEVESAHDKCVNGIESVASKNTTTCEPNVTSQAEFLAGSNFVTPLKSKLAEVAAPIGSAEPLKTRSTLNNKAKNCGSVAAKAPGSYSKSASNKKSAPGDSTQPAGSSRKRARKGWTTLKQIAEKDELERKEKMDNFVIPFFMQ